In the genome of Bordetella avium, the window TGATGAAAGTGGATGCGCAGGCGCGCCGCTCTGCAAAACTCGATTGGGTAGCGCAGTGGCGCGAGCGTCATCCTGATGCGGCGGCAGGCTTCGAAGGCGATCATTTCTTTGGCTTTGCCGACGGGTTTCCCTTGCTCTTGGCCAACCAGGCTTCGCTGGATGACCTCAACGCCCGGCTCGCAGCCAAAGGGGCGGAGCCGGTGCCGATGGACCGCTTCCGGGCCAATATCGTCCTGGCTGGCGACGACTGGGCGGCCTTCGACGAGGACCTGACCGTTACGGTGGATTTTGACGGTTTGCGGGTGGCGCTGGTTAAGCCTTGCACCCGTTGCACCATCCCCGATGTGGATCAGGATAGTGCCGCCGTGCATCAGGAACCGGGCCGGACCCTGGCCGCCTATCGCAATCTTGAGATTGGCGTGGTTTTCGGCCAGAACGGTATCGTA includes:
- a CDS encoding MOSC domain-containing protein; translation: MSLTIRSLHVYPIKSCHGIDLSEAQVDRAGLAYDRRWMIVSASGQFMTQRHWPRMALIRTALTTGALHLSAPDMDDIEVPLDGSQLSETPETVAVWRDTVPARAEAAAVADWLSRFLNEPCRLMKVDAQARRSAKLDWVAQWRERHPDAAAGFEGDHFFGFADGFPLLLANQASLDDLNARLAAKGAEPVPMDRFRANIVLAGDDWAAFDEDLTVTVDFDGLRVALVKPCTRCTIPDVDQDSAAVHQEPGRTLAAYRNLEIGVVFGQNGIVDAQKSTMLRVGGQAEVELDF